In Janthinobacterium sp. J1-1, a single genomic region encodes these proteins:
- a CDS encoding IS110 family transposase, with product MFNLGIDVAKAKLDCALRLPNGKHRNKVVENNHKGFAALSEWLLKHDAGNPRVCMEATGTYWEGVAEYLAGLGMVVSVINPAQMKAFGASRMVRTKTDKVDAQLIADFAHERQPQPWTAPSPAAQALRALVLRLEAVQAMRLQETNRLDVAREAVRQGIEDHIAWLDKEIKGLIRAIKRHIDDDPDLRDKRELLDSIPGLGERTIPVLLSYYADTERFDNAKQAVAFAGPDPRQHESGSSVRGKPRMSKIGHSFLRKALYMPAMVTVYRTPWGQRFGQRLSAAGKAPKLIIGAMMRKLVHVAFGVLRSGKIFDPTLHNA from the coding sequence ATGTTTAATTTAGGAATCGACGTTGCCAAGGCCAAGCTGGACTGCGCACTGCGCCTGCCCAATGGCAAGCACCGTAACAAGGTAGTAGAGAACAATCACAAAGGATTTGCTGCACTGAGCGAATGGCTGCTCAAGCATGATGCCGGCAACCCGAGAGTATGTATGGAAGCGACTGGCACTTACTGGGAAGGGGTTGCCGAATATCTGGCCGGACTTGGCATGGTGGTCAGTGTCATCAATCCGGCACAGATGAAGGCCTTTGGCGCCTCGCGCATGGTACGCACCAAGACCGACAAGGTCGACGCGCAGTTGATTGCCGACTTTGCCCATGAGCGCCAACCGCAGCCGTGGACAGCGCCGTCGCCCGCCGCGCAGGCACTGCGCGCCTTGGTGCTGCGCCTCGAAGCGGTGCAAGCGATGCGGTTGCAGGAAACGAATCGGCTCGACGTCGCGCGAGAAGCGGTACGCCAGGGTATCGAGGATCACATTGCCTGGCTCGACAAAGAAATCAAGGGACTCATTCGCGCCATCAAGCGCCATATCGACGATGATCCGGATTTACGCGATAAGCGCGAGCTGCTCGACAGCATCCCTGGTCTGGGTGAGCGCACGATACCAGTGTTGCTGTCGTACTATGCCGATACCGAGCGCTTCGACAACGCCAAGCAAGCCGTGGCGTTTGCGGGACCCGACCCGCGCCAGCACGAGTCAGGATCGAGCGTACGTGGCAAGCCACGCATGTCGAAGATTGGTCACAGTTTCCTGCGAAAGGCGCTGTACATGCCAGCCATGGTGACCGTATACAGGACACCATGGGGTCAGCGCTTTGGCCAGCGGCTCAGCGCTGCCGGCAAGGCACCGAAACTGATCATCGGCGCCATGATGCGCAAGCTGGTGCACGTGGCATTCGGCGTGCTCAGGTCGGGAAAAATATTTGATCCAACCTTGCACAACGCTTGA
- a CDS encoding protein-glutamate O-methyltransferase CheR yields MSHAATLTPEVLTSLIAMVREHTGIAMTPRKSILLERRLQPRLQALSLHSYQAYLDKVASDREEVAHFIDLVTTNDTLFFRTPQIWEYFGERYLPAWARQHPGGCLKVWSAAAASGEELYSIAMVCEQFKVQQPAFRYQIFASDISQQILNAARAGQYSGRSVERIRLSHPELLRKYFTASPYGVQVNDELRQHVSFALHNLLEPLRPAQQFDLVFLRNVLIYFDAEHQETVLRQARHSLKDDGRLILGESETIARLGTGYQFEFPMIYKTGEA; encoded by the coding sequence ATGAGCCACGCCGCCACCCTGACGCCCGAAGTTCTCACCAGCCTGATCGCCATGGTGCGCGAGCATACGGGTATCGCCATGACGCCGCGCAAGAGCATTTTGCTCGAGCGGCGCCTGCAGCCGCGCCTGCAGGCGCTGTCGCTGCACAGCTACCAGGCCTACCTGGACAAGGTGGCCAGCGACCGCGAGGAAGTGGCCCATTTCATCGACCTGGTGACCACCAACGATACCCTGTTTTTCCGCACGCCGCAAATCTGGGAGTATTTTGGCGAGCGCTACCTGCCGGCCTGGGCGCGCCAGCATCCGGGGGGCTGCCTGAAAGTGTGGTCGGCGGCGGCCGCCAGCGGCGAGGAGCTGTACTCGATCGCCATGGTGTGCGAGCAGTTCAAGGTGCAGCAGCCGGCTTTTCGCTACCAGATTTTCGCCAGCGATATTTCGCAGCAGATATTGAATGCGGCGCGCGCCGGCCAGTACAGCGGCCGTTCGGTCGAGCGCATCCGGCTGTCGCACCCGGAATTGCTGCGCAAATACTTCACGGCCTCGCCGTATGGCGTGCAGGTCAACGACGAGCTGCGTCAACACGTCAGCTTTGCGCTGCACAACCTGCTCGAACCCTTGCGCCCTGCCCAGCAGTTCGACCTGGTGTTCCTGCGCAATGTGCTGATTTATTTCGATGCCGAGCACCAGGAAACGGTATTGCGGCAGGCACGCCACAGCCTGAAGGACGACGGCAGGCTGATCCTGGGCGAATCGGAAACCATCGCCCGCCTTGGCACCGGTTATCAATTTGAATTTCCCATGATTTACAAGACAGGCGAGGCATAA
- a CDS encoding 3-(methylthio)propionyl-CoA ligase — protein sequence MSVFQVSPVMGQMMHQPLLISSIIEFAARHHGASEIVSRRVEGDMHRYNYRDCHQRARRLANALHGLGVGMGDRVATLAWNGYRHLEAYYAVSGSGAVLHTINPRLFPDQIAYISNHAEDQVLLFDLTFLPVVEKIAAACTFVRSFVLMCDRDRMPESSSIPDLLCYEDLIASHSDQYEWPLFDENAAATLCYTSGTTGNPKGALYSHRSTVLHAYASAMPSGLNVRASDTVLPVVPMFHVNAWGLPYSVPLSGARMVFPGAALDGKSLYELFETEKVTFSAGVPTVWLGLLNHVLQNQLTFSTFRRTVIGGAACPPAMMDTLIDQFGVEVIHAWGMTEMSPLGTTGGLQAKHLDLPKDQQRKILQKQGHAIYGVDMKIVDDEGKELPWDGSSYGHLMVKGPWIIASYYKDEGGEVLQDGWFPTGDVATIDVDGYMQITDRSKDVIKSGGEWIGTIDLENLAMAHPAVLQAACIGLFHPKWDERPVLVVVQRPGMAVSRAELLQFFEGKIARWWTPDDVLFVDALPMGATGKIQKNKLREQFKGHKLA from the coding sequence ATGTCGGTATTCCAGGTCAGTCCGGTGATGGGCCAGATGATGCATCAGCCCCTGTTGATTTCCAGCATAATCGAGTTCGCCGCGCGCCACCATGGCGCCAGCGAGATCGTCTCGCGGCGGGTGGAAGGCGACATGCACCGCTACAATTACCGCGATTGCCACCAGCGCGCGCGGCGCCTGGCCAACGCGCTGCATGGCCTCGGTGTCGGCATGGGCGACCGGGTGGCGACCCTGGCCTGGAACGGCTATCGCCACCTGGAAGCGTATTACGCCGTGTCCGGCTCGGGCGCGGTGCTGCACACGATTAACCCGCGGCTGTTTCCCGACCAGATCGCCTATATCTCGAACCATGCGGAAGACCAGGTGCTGCTGTTCGACCTGACTTTTTTACCGGTGGTGGAAAAGATCGCCGCCGCCTGCACGTTCGTGCGCAGTTTTGTCCTGATGTGCGACCGCGACCGCATGCCGGAAAGCAGCAGCATTCCCGACCTGCTGTGCTATGAAGACCTGATCGCCAGCCATTCCGACCAGTACGAATGGCCGCTGTTCGACGAAAACGCGGCCGCCACCCTGTGCTATACCTCGGGCACCACCGGCAACCCCAAGGGCGCGCTGTATTCGCACCGCTCGACGGTTTTGCACGCCTATGCCTCGGCCATGCCCAGCGGCCTGAACGTGCGCGCCTCGGATACGGTGCTGCCGGTGGTGCCCATGTTCCATGTCAATGCCTGGGGCTTGCCGTATTCGGTGCCGCTGTCCGGCGCGCGCATGGTGTTTCCCGGCGCGGCGCTGGACGGCAAGTCGCTATACGAGCTGTTCGAAACGGAAAAAGTGACGTTTTCGGCCGGCGTGCCGACCGTCTGGCTCGGTTTGCTCAACCATGTGCTGCAGAACCAATTGACGTTTTCCACCTTCCGCCGCACCGTGATCGGCGGCGCGGCCTGCCCGCCGGCCATGATGGACACCCTGATCGACCAGTTCGGCGTGGAAGTCATCCACGCCTGGGGCATGACGGAAATGTCGCCGCTGGGCACCACCGGCGGCCTGCAGGCCAAGCACCTCGATTTGCCGAAAGACCAGCAGCGCAAGATCCTGCAAAAGCAGGGCCATGCGATCTATGGCGTGGACATGAAGATCGTCGACGACGAGGGCAAGGAGTTGCCGTGGGACGGCAGCAGCTATGGCCATTTGATGGTGAAAGGGCCGTGGATCATCGCCTCCTACTACAAGGACGAGGGCGGCGAGGTGCTGCAGGACGGCTGGTTTCCGACCGGCGACGTGGCCACCATCGATGTGGACGGCTACATGCAGATCACCGACCGCAGCAAGGACGTGATCAAGTCGGGCGGCGAGTGGATCGGCACCATCGACCTGGAAAACCTGGCCATGGCCCACCCGGCCGTGCTGCAGGCGGCCTGCATCGGCCTGTTCCACCCGAAATGGGACGAGCGCCCGGTGCTGGTGGTGGTGCAGCGCCCCGGCATGGCGGTGTCACGCGCCGAGCTGCTGCAGTTTTTTGAGGGCAAGATCGCCAGATGGTGGACGCCGGACGACGTGCTGTTTGTCGACGCGCTGCCGATGGGAGCGACCGGCAAGATTCAGAAGAACAAGCTGAGGGAGCAGTTCAAGGGGCACAAGCTTGCGTAG
- a CDS encoding chemotaxis protein CheW, translating to MDMHEASVVAQAGQPASELFGSFHLGGDEFALPASCIREVVNYPAKMTVLPLSPAYLEGMFTLRGSVIPVVNLGRLFRPGASAAGATDKVAILDFQQVLIGIVFQDTGEIMRVQPAQRSTLQYAAGDAHAVIAGTILLDDGARLLQILDPHALIRIENVPQVLARQASNGKHNARLLAQGERRQCVSFHAAGSTFAFDMAAIQEIIRVPELHSSILNSALCLGRMHFRGSQVAVVDFAALLQAPGSTAGASPDQRVIVVRLDDATVGFLVDSVDSIVHYLADEVLPIPLLSKARAAMFAGCISKDGVGDIIVLDHREILSHTEIVEMQQGHARLYPAKEEAAATRKAQRQVYITFTVDNPFAVEIKQVREIIDVGGAITRPPGLPPFMRGILNLRQQMISIVDLRQLYGMAPLADESNAKILIIERGEERYGFLVDAVNNIMTISDSQRFSAPQLIRTGSHDDLRSEMEEMIDIGSAEQRQTLSVFRCDSLLDKLGQAA from the coding sequence ATGGACATGCATGAAGCAAGCGTGGTGGCGCAAGCGGGCCAGCCGGCCAGCGAACTGTTCGGCTCCTTCCACCTGGGTGGCGACGAGTTCGCCCTGCCCGCCAGCTGCATCCGTGAAGTGGTCAATTATCCGGCGAAGATGACGGTGCTGCCGCTGTCGCCGGCCTACCTGGAAGGCATGTTTACCCTGCGTGGCAGCGTGATTCCGGTGGTCAACCTGGGCCGGCTGTTCCGTCCCGGCGCGTCAGCTGCCGGCGCCACCGACAAGGTCGCCATTCTCGACTTCCAGCAAGTGCTGATCGGCATCGTGTTCCAGGACACGGGCGAGATCATGCGCGTGCAGCCGGCCCAGCGCTCGACCCTGCAGTATGCGGCCGGCGATGCGCACGCCGTGATCGCCGGCACCATCCTGCTCGATGACGGCGCCCGCCTGCTGCAGATACTCGATCCGCACGCCTTGATCCGCATCGAGAACGTGCCGCAGGTGCTGGCACGCCAGGCATCCAATGGCAAGCACAACGCGCGCCTGCTGGCCCAGGGCGAACGGCGCCAGTGCGTCAGCTTTCATGCGGCCGGCTCGACCTTTGCCTTCGACATGGCGGCCATCCAGGAAATCATCCGCGTGCCCGAGCTGCACAGCTCCATCCTGAACAGCGCGCTGTGCCTGGGCCGCATGCATTTCCGCGGCAGCCAGGTGGCGGTGGTCGATTTCGCCGCCCTGCTGCAGGCGCCGGGCAGCACCGCGGGCGCCAGCCCGGACCAGCGCGTGATCGTGGTGCGCCTCGATGACGCCACCGTGGGCTTTCTGGTCGACTCGGTCGACAGCATCGTCCACTACCTGGCCGACGAGGTGCTGCCGATACCGCTGTTGAGCAAGGCGCGCGCCGCCATGTTCGCCGGCTGCATCTCGAAAGACGGCGTGGGCGACATCATCGTGCTCGACCACCGTGAAATCCTGTCGCACACCGAAATCGTCGAGATGCAGCAGGGCCATGCGCGCCTGTATCCCGCCAAGGAGGAGGCGGCCGCCACGCGCAAGGCGCAGCGCCAGGTCTATATCACCTTTACGGTCGACAACCCGTTTGCTGTGGAAATCAAGCAGGTGCGCGAAATCATCGATGTCGGCGGCGCCATCACCAGGCCACCCGGCCTGCCCCCCTTCATGCGCGGCATATTGAATTTGCGCCAGCAGATGATCAGCATCGTCGACCTGCGCCAGCTGTACGGCATGGCGCCATTGGCGGACGAAAGCAATGCCAAGATCCTCATCATCGAACGGGGCGAGGAACGCTACGGCTTCCTGGTCGACGCCGTCAACAACATCATGACGATCTCGGACAGCCAGCGTTTCTCGGCGCCCCAGCTGATCCGCACCGGCAGCCATGACGACCTGCGCAGCGAGATGGAGGAGATGATCGATATCGGCAGCGCCGAGCAGCGGCAGACGCTGAGCGTGTTTCGCTGCGACAGCTTGCTGGACAAATTGGGGCAGGCGGCTTGA
- a CDS encoding chemotaxis protein CheD codes for MRAMTAMTAGDLWDTPLKQVGMGQLSVGAHDDQLQALLGSCIGIGFLWKKGGRCGLAHCLLPEAPRLDGSLGARYVNQAVPSLLRLMGVRVADYPDIEVVLAGGASMFGARNARLQVGKQNVEAAQKYLERCGLNVSFCALGGQQGRQLLIDCADHSYAVTDVAASGQRPGRAVNPYAGAHHGHA; via the coding sequence ATGCGAGCGATGACAGCGATGACGGCAGGCGACCTGTGGGACACGCCCTTGAAACAGGTGGGCATGGGGCAGCTGAGCGTGGGCGCGCACGACGATCAGCTGCAGGCCCTGCTGGGCTCCTGCATCGGCATCGGCTTTCTGTGGAAAAAGGGCGGGCGCTGCGGCCTGGCCCATTGCCTGTTGCCGGAAGCGCCAAGACTGGACGGCAGCCTGGGCGCGCGCTATGTGAACCAGGCCGTGCCGTCCCTGTTGCGCCTGATGGGCGTGCGCGTGGCCGATTACCCCGATATCGAAGTGGTGCTGGCAGGCGGCGCGAGCATGTTTGGCGCCCGCAATGCACGCTTGCAGGTGGGCAAGCAAAACGTGGAGGCGGCGCAAAAATACCTGGAACGCTGCGGCCTGAACGTGAGTTTTTGCGCCCTGGGCGGACAGCAGGGGCGCCAGTTGCTGATCGATTGCGCCGACCACAGCTACGCCGTCACGGACGTGGCCGCCTCCGGGCAGCGGCCGGGCCGGGCCGTCAACCCTTACGCGGGAGCCCATCATGGACATGCATGA